The Streptomyces sp. NBC_00576 genome contains the following window.
AGCCGAAGTTCTCCTGCATCTTCGCGTGCAGGAAGTACTGGTTGATCGCCGTGAGTTCGGCGGTCAGCTGCTCATTGAGGAATTCGATGACCTCGGGGTCGCCCTGCATCGCAGAGGCTCCTTCCAAGCGGGGGACTGGGGAGGTTGCCGCCGAATGATTTCATCGCCATCGAAGATCGTCCAGTAAGTGCGTACTTAGTAAGTAAGGGCATGCTTAGTCCAAGTTATCCGGACTTGGTGGAATCTGGTCGGGCCTGGTCATGCGCACTCTTCCTGGTCTGTCAGGATGGAGCCATGGGTCAGCCGGTGGAACGTGAATCGGGAGAGCGCGATTCAGGAGGTGCGGCGCAGCCCGAATTGCCGCCGGGGCAGCGTATGCAGCGCGGCTGGCCGGTCACCCATTACGGGCCGGTGCCCAAATTCCGCCCCGAGCGCTGGGAGTTCAGGGTTTTCGGTGCCACCGCCGACAGTGAGAAGCGCTGCTGGAACCATGAGGAGTTCACGGCCCTGCCGTATGTCTCCGTAGTGGCCGATCTGCACTGCGTCACGAAGTTCAGCATGCTGGGCGCCGAGTGGGGCGGAATTCCGGCGCGGACGATCCTTGAGGCCGCGCCGCCGGCGCCCGAAGTCACACACGTCATGGTCTGGGCGGAATACGGCTTCAGTTCGAATCTCCGACTGGCCGATTTCGCGTCCGGCGGCACGATCTTCGCCACCCACAAGGACGGCGAACTCCTCACCGCGGAACACGGCTTCCCGCTTCGGCTGGTGGTGCCCCACCTGTACGCCTGGAAGGGACCCAAGTGGGTGCGCGGGGTGGAGTACATGACCGCCGACCGCCGCGGGTTCTGGGAGGAACGCGGCTATCACAACGTCGGCGACCCCTGGCGCGAACAGCGCTACTCGTACCAGGAGGAGCCCGGGGACGGCCCCGAGCTCTGAGCTCCTGGGGTTACTGAGATCTTGGGTTGCTGGGGTCAGTGGTGGTACCGGTGCACCACCGCGTGGCCCTTGCCCCGGCCGATCGTCCACTTGTTGACCGGCGTGGTGATGACGAAGGCGACGGCCAGTGAGATCGCCAGCGCTCCCCAGAACAGCAGATCGTCCAGCTGGGCGTCCATCGCGCCCGGCCAGAGCACGATCACGCCGTTGTCGACCAGCTCCATCACGGCGATCGACAGGGTGTCCGCGGCCAGTGCGACCTGGACGGCCGTACGGAATCCGACGCCCGCCCTCAGGACTCCGCGCAGGGTGAGCGAGTAGCCGAAGAAGAACGCCAGGACGATCGCCAGCGCGGTGGTGGGCAGGTTCCCCCACCCCAGCGCTGTGCCGATGACCATGCCGAGCACCTCGCCGATGGCGCAGCCGGTGAGGCAGTGCAGGGTGGCCTGGACGGCCATGGCCCAGGTGGCGGCCGGCGTGTGCTGGTGTGCGTGTGTCTCGTGTTCCATGGGTGCCCCCGGTGTCACGTGGTCACGGTTTCCTGCACTCGCCAGCAATATACCCCCCAGGGGTATTCCTGAAGCGGATGCCGGGTCCTGATCCGCTACCCGTCCCGGAGTTTCTTCAGCCGCTCCACATCCGCCGCGTGCCCCTCCTTCCCGCCGGGCGTCTCGATGATCAGCGGTACGCCCTCGGTCGCGGGGTGGGTCATCAGCGCGCGGAACGGGTCCTCGCCGATATGACCCGCGCCGATGTTCTCGTGGCGGTCCTTGTGCGCGCCGACCACGTCCTTGGAGTCGTTGGCGTGGATCAGCTTCAGCCGCCCCTCGCCGACCGTGTCGACGAGCAGATCGAGGGTCTGGTGCATTCCGCTGGGCCCGGTCAGATCGTGCCCGGCCGCGAAGATGTGGCAGGTGTCGAGACAGACGCCCAGCTTCGGATGGGCGTCGAGCGCCTCGAAGTACGGCCCGAAGTCCCAGGTGCGCGAACAGAGGGAAGAGCCCTGCCCGGCGGTCGACTCGAGGAGCAGATGCGGGTCGTCGTCGTGGGTGAGCTCGTCGAGCAGCGGCAGCAGATGTTCCCGTACCTGTTTGAGGGCCACGGACCGGTCCCGCCCGCCGGTCGCGCTCCCGGTGTGCACCACCACGCCCAGCGCGCCGATCTCGCGTCCGCGCCGCAACGAGTGCCGCAGTGACTCCACCGACCGCTCGACGGTCGCCTCGGTGTGCGAGCCGAAGTTGATCAGGTACGGGGCATGGACGTACGCCGGGATCGAGCCGTCGGCACAGGCCGCGCGGAACTCCTCGTCCTGGCGGGGGTTGCCGACGGGCGTCGCCCAGCCGCGCGGGTTGGCGACGAAGACCTGCACGGTCTCGGCCAGGAGATCGCGGGCGTAGGACAGGCCGACGGAGTGGAGACCGCCGGCCACGGGAACATGGCCGCCGACGGGGTTGCGGAGCTGCTTGCTGGTCAC
Protein-coding sequences here:
- a CDS encoding sulfite oxidase-like oxidoreductase — its product is MGQPVERESGERDSGGAAQPELPPGQRMQRGWPVTHYGPVPKFRPERWEFRVFGATADSEKRCWNHEEFTALPYVSVVADLHCVTKFSMLGAEWGGIPARTILEAAPPAPEVTHVMVWAEYGFSSNLRLADFASGGTIFATHKDGELLTAEHGFPLRLVVPHLYAWKGPKWVRGVEYMTADRRGFWEERGYHNVGDPWREQRYSYQEEPGDGPEL
- a CDS encoding DUF4396 domain-containing protein, whose amino-acid sequence is MEHETHAHQHTPAATWAMAVQATLHCLTGCAIGEVLGMVIGTALGWGNLPTTALAIVLAFFFGYSLTLRGVLRAGVGFRTAVQVALAADTLSIAVMELVDNGVIVLWPGAMDAQLDDLLFWGALAISLAVAFVITTPVNKWTIGRGKGHAVVHRYHH
- a CDS encoding deoxyribonuclease IV; the encoded protein is MTSKQLRNPVGGHVPVAGGLHSVGLSYARDLLAETVQVFVANPRGWATPVGNPRQDEEFRAACADGSIPAYVHAPYLINFGSHTEATVERSVESLRHSLRRGREIGALGVVVHTGSATGGRDRSVALKQVREHLLPLLDELTHDDDPHLLLESTAGQGSSLCSRTWDFGPYFEALDAHPKLGVCLDTCHIFAAGHDLTGPSGMHQTLDLLVDTVGEGRLKLIHANDSKDVVGAHKDRHENIGAGHIGEDPFRALMTHPATEGVPLIIETPGGKEGHAADVERLKKLRDG